In Epinephelus fuscoguttatus linkage group LG15, E.fuscoguttatus.final_Chr_v1, a genomic segment contains:
- the bcl6ab gene encoding BCL6A transcription repressor b: MHRVSRKLLQDCDSMATTADGCIQFTRHAGDVLLNFNRLRSRNILTDVTIQVDGQHFHAHKAVLVACSGFFYSVFMDPKNANLSAISLDPKVDPKGFSILLDFMYTSCLDLKDSLVLATMNTAIYLQMEHVADTCHRFIKSRHQIEEVQTNSSHLAEAEGIPPLRPGDEKEPDFRNNHISTSSPIQECRGYIPNVFRGINTSGSYHVYGDLHVTAGKPEGSHKVSDLPRAGALSQKRCSQVPSTNMAHSESTAIISHPVPSHPSFPTTIIRPAGAHGSLQRPVTPMEEDSIQHPQTSCLRLSPGFSKGVICSPQSPLRSDCQPNSPTESNSSKNATLSLRQPSDCPNDAKARNWKKYKLIVMNQTPDENEKESHGGGAEATAMSPALSPCRSGAAGGHSEVQSEEGTGEQREELLMSQSADSCSSSTCSSISYRRCSSCGCDSPQCMEMGHLSPDSYSREDATKSHSDYSSSGSENNIYFCNGCDSKFTEEDSLKEHMAQVHSDKPYKCDCCQAAFRYKGNLASHKTVHTGAKPYRCNICGAQFNRPANLKTHTRIHSGEKPYKCDTCGSRFVQVAHLRAHVLIHTGEKPYPCEICGTHFRHLQTLKSHMRIHTGEKPYHCEKCDLHFRHKSQLRLHLRQKHGAVTNTKAQYRRTPSNITAGLVNTC; the protein is encoded by the exons ATGCACAGAGTTTCGAGGAAACTTTTACAAG ATTGCGACAGCATGGCCACGACTGCAGATGGCTGCATTCAATTCACACGCCATGCAGGCGACGTCCTGCTCAACTTCAACCGCCTCCGCAGCAGGAACATCCTGACTGACGTCACCATACAGGTGGACGGACAACATTTTCATGCTCACAAGGCCGTATTGGTGGCCTGCAG TGGCTTCTTTTATTCTGTGTTCATGGACCCCAAGAACGCAAACCTCAGTGCCATCAGCTTAGACCCCAAAGTGGACCCCAAGGGGTTCTCCATCTTGCTTGACTTCATGTACACATCCTGTTTGGACCTTAAGGACAGTCTGGTCCTGGCCACCATGAACACAGCCATCTACCTCCAGATGGAACACGTGGCCGACACCTGCCACAGATTCATCAAGTCCAG GCATCAGATCGAAGAGGTACAGACCAACTCATCACATCTGGCTGAGGCTGAGGGTATCCCTCCTTTGAGGCCTGGTGATGAGAAAGAACCAGACTTTAGAAACAACCACATATCAACCTCATCCCCTATCCAGGAGTGCAGGGGCTACATCCCCAATGTCTTCAGGGGGATCAACACATCTGGCTCCTATCATGTATATGGTGATCTCCATGTCACTGCTGGGAAGCCGGAAGGCTCCCATAAGGTCAGCGACCTCCCCAGAGCAGGGGCTTTGTCTCAGAAACGATGCTCGCAGGTACCCAGCACCAACATGGCTCACAGTGAGTCCACTGCCATCATCTCCCACCCTGTGCCATCCCACCCCAGTTTCCCCACCACTATCATCAGACCCGCAGGAGCCCACGGGAGCCTTCAAAGGCCTGTAACCCCCATGGAGGAAGACAGCATTCAGCATCCACAAACCAGCTGTCTCAGATTGTCTCCAGGTTTTAGCAAAGGTGTGATTTGCAGCCCTCAAAGCCCCCTCAGATCTGACTGCCAGCCCAACTCGCCCACTGAgtccaacagcagcaaaaacGCCACGCTGAGCCTCAGACAGCCCTCTGACTGCCCCAACGACGCCAAGGCCCGCAACTGGAAGAAATACAAGTTGATTGTTATGAACCAAACTCCCGATGAGAATGAAAAGGAGTCTCACGGAGGCGGCGCTGAAGCTACAGCCATGTCACCTGCGCTGAGCCCCTGCAGGAGTGGTGCAGCAGGGGGACACAGCGAGGTCCAGTCAGAAGAGGGAACTGGCGAGCAGAGAGAAGAACTCCTGATGTCTCAGAGTGCCGACAGCTGTAGCAGCAGCACCTGTAGCAGCATCAG CTACCGCAGATGCTCCTCCTGCGGCTGTGACAGCCCTCAGTGCATGGAAATGGGTCACCTGTCTCCTGACTCCTACAGCCGAGAAGATGCCACCAAATCACACTCAGATTATTCCTCCTCCGGCTCTG AAAACAACATCTACTTCTGTAATGGCTGTGACTCCAAGTTCACGGAGGAAGATTCCCTTAAAGAACACATGGCCCAGGTGCACAGTGACAAGCCATACAAGTGCGACTGCTGCCAGGCTGCCTTCCGCTACAAGGGCAACCTGGCCAGCCACAAGACCGTTCACACTG GTGCGAAGCCGTACCGCTGCAACATCTGCGGAGCTCAGTTCAACCGACCAGCCAACCTCAAGACCCACACACGCATCCACTCTGGAGAAAAGCCATATAAGTGTGACACATGCGGTTCCAGATTTGTCCAG GTGGCCCATCTCCGCGCCCACGTCTTaatccacacaggagagaagccgtACCCTTGTGAGATCTGTGGAACTCACTTCCGCCACCTCCAGACGCTCAAGAGCCACATGCGCATTCATACCGGAGAGAAGCCTTATCAT TGTGAAAAATGCGACCTCCACTTCAGACACAAGAGCCAGCTGAGGCTTCACCTGCGGCAGAAGCACGGCGCAGTCACTAACACCAAGGCTCAGTATCGCAGGACGCCCAGCAACATCACCGCAGGCCTGGTGAACACCTGCTGA